The Andrena cerasifolii isolate SP2316 chromosome 14, iyAndCera1_principal, whole genome shotgun sequence genome contains a region encoding:
- the Cnk gene encoding connector enhancer of ksr isoform X2, with amino-acid sequence MAYVNVAEWKTDQVCEWLKGLDNSVLPYVHSFTNHGVSGQQLLSLRPEDLEHLGVLKLGHQEIILEAVEYLRNFHYELDRENLQLLALRLSCQAHSLQNELSRQTDSKPVTTQTLSDVASVITAVKPLVRWLDRPPFSGQLEYNDKKAELMKLALEMATCAQRDRFAEKPIEEIRTICGQLAKLADYIIQDITDPMILQPASLDLATLKKKPGDDLGFYILPSFHGAHQIAEIKFGSAAHQCGKMEEGDEIVQVNYQTVVGWERKNLLELFRESPAEVLLTLKRRPRHTKVYGQIYIKPYRLPSNKKTSYTTRWQHNLPSPRPELLTIPDFTMPLPRHMPKNPSPEPASILDTVNILDTMIIDSSDSDSEAEPPLSIRLYSTKPRNSVQRRATITGASPTTKHGIDIEQFWKELKQEHSTTSQLRDKAASCAHGLDNVPSNIRPQSCLSIEQSKRKKRPDGQADDKKVQFQEKFLKPDVPQIDSVTHETKDECKTVENCEEALTISNTSNPSQVSQASTNVTNNNNSSDTSVPLDECNNFIRDRHSHNKNIQCSKESSICSVKERGKLDKSYSTPAYDLMDTESIEERKQKLFHTLESSTSSFGNVSTTKTDIRLTSTNTEDQPKSINIDDQRQSTRACFASSAVQNVSNTDRHIVQNNEGEQFVEASQHSNSLKTFVRNVSDVSPRNSIANQSNKECIISDVNKGDKNNVMDNLSGEFENVSVASSNQNFASNPSSCHERNEDKSEPMNSCAQNNSGSNQSLTKFGKILQTFNCTQTEQKKLIERKPSSASIKEKLQFEEKSRTNCDLNSAEIDASNINQHAPQIQIFHKMQNDNTKTEDVTCQGNMAQPCKYVELTKVESSKKPDPKSHSIPPDPPPRKYFSKSTVNSSSDNTLRVSEDQEKHRASQRPNVRRDLKRPEFSLDNHIKSNLDLQERQDYFDTCNSFAERSIEFIDETNALGNERRPSLNMDSSYIEYNDKQIKESKSICDKYEPFNEKYAYASSTMDSYNHESYAQNTDSPDGSCSSKQSQTLEHKSKISEKERNFEKGVVNKAMMVARSIGLHGSLSKSSSSSPRSSRKRSILFARKRNISVKDMGTVDLEGWLTYRTRGAGGAWAKAWFVLKCSSLYRFKAQNSMKADCLIALPGFTVSRAAEVKSRKYAFKVYHTGTVFYFAADTEDSLTLWLEAINKATLGADGHSRNSALFSETDESDGEQKSKVKNALTPEYKSNLDKSFGSLKKVVRKDSTGYKDHEINGASLDRKYLKFLGTRNHNVPVPTAQFRSYRRVLPTSTPNKKQDSVPNSPDLQMTIAGSTFYGLCASQSTTDMSCSTQDMGDYRRTTDRNRRPDDLQGFITLEEFMLSQREDRRQITRNRSVSPRMTPLTSDHVHVQHRNFHDNGTANTEAAANNDVAYARSKTNDEVANNTTPSYGYMRNIDNSHAARQLSGDFDSERNENKGESSKFSVHKKSSEFNCAHKKKTQDGLSSRHVKSYDSTHSRNVTNDQKRSTSLYHNTSDIDERFDRHASTVGEYNTNACAYQAQPSNSNETSRVYDYYSSKKTNSFTDDIKSLPKRLARNDGCSGSSSDLTYHASYETLQRAKKDASVSRKGSFNLTNRRDYGPSDKHWLDSLRRTDKKDVDYDKTRLKNAAQYQPPPIPSSPFEQEGMTAAFEMHLDKGEQVQKPSRLRNLFGNKCQQKPCTLDLPKETQKTLLGSPRLHRALFREKCYNQSRLPSRSNSQSPGDSGISQSVSSFSGNSPQTLSQSFSSVSSVSDWSPDTPSPSASNLISKGGASHLLCQKGFTSTGRNSLNPPTLPYIPPPTSPPPDYPGLEYPPVFEPGTYSLLDASLLRNRNKSNRDPH; translated from the exons ATGGCGTATGTTAATGTAGCCGAATGGAAAACCGATCAAGTGTGCGAGTGGTTGAAAG GCTTGGACAATTCTGTGCTACCCTATGTGCATAGCTTCACGAATCACGGTGTCAGTGGACAGCAACTATTAAGTCTTAGACCCGAGGACCTAGAGCATCTCGGAGTGTTGAAGCTCGGCCATCAGGAAATTATTCTCGAAGCTGTAGAGTATTTAAGAAACTTCCATTATGAACTCGATCGCGAGAATCTGCAACTTTTGGCACTGCGATTGTCTTGCCAAGCGCACAGCCTGCAAAACGAGCTCTCCCGTCAGACGGACTCTAAACCTGTCACTACTCAAACATTATCCGACGTAGCGTCGGTTATAACGGCCGTAAAGCCATTGGTGAGGTGGCTGGATCGGCCTCCCTTCAGCGGGCAACTAGAATACAATGACAAGAAAGCCGAGCTGATGAAGCTAGCCTTGGAAATGGCCACGTGCGCGCAAAGAGATAGATTCGCTGAAAAGCCGATAGAAGAAATTAGGACGATCTGCGGGCAGCTGGCGAAATTGGCGGATTATATAATACAAGATATTACTGATCCTATGATATTGCAACCTGCTAGTTTAGACCTGGCTACTTTAAAGAAGAAGCCTGGAGATGACTTA GGATTTTACATTTTGCCATCTTTTCACGGAGCTCATCAAATCGCCGAAATTAAATTCGGCTCGGCTGCGCATCAGTGCGGCAAAATGGAGGAAGGGGATGAGATAGTTCAG GTGAATTATCAGACCGTGGTTGGCTGGGAACGGAAAAATCTTCTGGAATTATTTCGCGAGAGTCCGGCCGAAGTATTATTAACTTTAAAGCGCAGGCCGAGGCACACAAAAGTATACGGTCAAATTTATATAAAGCCATATCGACTTCCAAGCAATAAGAAGACATCGTACACGACACGATGGCAGCACAATCTTCCGTCGCCGAGGCCAGAATTATTGACCATACCAGATTTTACAATGCCATTACCAAG GCATATGCCAAAGAATCCCAGTCCGGAGCCCGCGAGTATTTTAGACACGGTGAATATATTAGACACGATGATCATAGACAGTAGCGACTCGGACAGCGAAGCGGAACCGCCGTTGTCCATTCGATTGTATTCAACAAAACCAAGGAATTCGGTTCAGCGGCGAGCGACTATAACTGGTGCTAGTCCTACTACCAAGCATGGAATTGATATCGAACAGTTTTGGAAGGAATTGAAGCAGGAGCATAGTACAACTTCTCAATTACGAGACAAAGCAGCGTCCTGCGCTCACGGTTTAGATAACGTACCTTCGAATATACGGCCGCAATCGTGCTTGAGCATAGAGCagagcaaacgaaagaaaaGGCCCGACGGCCAAGCCGACGATAAAAAAGTGCAGTTCCAAGAGAAATTTCTTAAGCCCGATGTTCCTCAAATAGATAGCGTTACGCATGAAACGAAAGATGAATGTAAGACCGTTGAAAATTGCGAGGAAgcgttaactattagtaatacGAGCAATCCTAGCCAAGTTTCGCAAGCATCCACTAATGTTACCAATAACAATAATTCGAGTGATACAAGCGTGCCTTTAGATGAGTGCAACAATTTCATTAGAGATAGGCATAgtcataataaaaatatacaatgcAGTAAAGAGTCTAGTATATGTAGCGTTAAAGAGCGAGGTAAGTTGGACAAGAGTTACAGCACACCAGCGTACGACTTAATGGATACGGAGAGTATAGAGGAGAGGAAGCAGAAGTTGTTTCACACGCTGGAATCGTCTACAAGTAGCTTCGGTAATGTATCTACTACTAAGACTGATATTCGATTGACTTCTACGAATACCGAAGACCAACCGAAATCGATAAATATCGATGATCAAAGGCAAAGTACTCGCGCATGCTTTGCCAGCAGTGCTGTTCAAAATGTTAGCAATACGGACAGACATATTGTACAGAATAACGAAGGAGAGCAATTTGTCGAAGCATCCCAACACTCAAACTCGCTTAAAACTTTTGTACGTAACGTAAGTGATGTAAGTCCTAGAAACAGTATAGCAAACCAAAGCAATAAAGAGTGTATTATCTCAGATGTAAATAAGGGTGACAAGAATAACGTAATGGATAACTTAAGCGGCGAATTCGAGAATGTATCGGTAGCATCTAGTAATCAAAATTTTGCGAGTAATCCTAGCTCGTGTCACGAAAGGAATGAAGATAAGTCGGAACCGATGAATAGCTGTGCACAAAATAACAGCGGAAGCAATCAAAGTTTAACTAAATTCGGAAAGATTCTTCAAACATTTAATTGCACTCAGACGGaacaaaagaaattaattgaaaGGAAACCTTCCAGCGCGTCcataaaagaaaaattgcaatttgAAGAAAAGTCACGAACAAACTGTGATTTGAATTCTGCTGAGATCGATGCGTCGAATATTAATCAACATGCGCCACAAATTcagatttttcacaaaatgcaGAACGATAATACAAAAACTGAAGATGTGACTTGTCAAGGGAATATGGCACAGccttgtaaatatgtagagCTAACGAAGGTCGAATCTAGTAAGAAGCCGGATCCCAAGTCACATTCGATACCTCCGGATCCTCCTccacgaaaatatttttcaaaatcaacAGTGAATTCATCTTCAGATAATACTTTAAGGGTTTCCGAAGATCAAGAGAAGCATCGCGCATCTCAAAGACCCAATGTCAGGAGGGATCTAAAAAGACCAGAATTCTCTCTAGATAATCATATTAAAAGTAACTTGGATCTTCAAGAGAGGCAAGATTATTTTGATACGTGTAATAGCTTCGCAGAGAGATCAATAGAATTTATCGACGAAACGAACGCTTTAGGTAACGAACGCAGACCTAGTTTAAACATGGACTCTTCGTATATAGAATACAATGATAAGCAAATAAAAGAAAGCAAATCTATCTGTGATAAGTACGAACCGTTCAATGAGAAATATGCTTACGCCAGTTCGACGATGGATAGTTATAATCACGAGTCTTACGCTCAAAATACGGACTCTCCCGATGGTTCGTGCTCTTCGAAGCAATCGCAAACTCTAGAACATAAATCGAAAATTTCTGAGAAGGAGAGGAACTTCGAAAAGGGCGTAGTCAATAAGGCCATGATGGTAGCCAGAAGTATCGGGCTGCATGGGAGTCTAAGCAAATCTTCGAGTAGTAGTCCCAGGAGTAGCAGGAAACGAAGCATATTATTCGCGA ggaaaagaaatatttctgtgAAAGATATGGGTACAGTCGATTTAGAAGGCTGGTTAACGTACCGCACAAGAGGTGCGGGTGGTGCTTGGGCTAAAGCTTGGTTCGTGTTGAAGTGCTCCTCTTTATACAG GTTCAAAGCTCAAAACAGCATGAAAGCGGATTGTCTCATAGCTTTGCCAGGATTCACTGTGTCGCGAGCTGCTGAAGTGAAATCTCGAAAAtacgcgttcaaagtttaccACACAGGAACAGTATTTTATTTCGCTGCGGACACAGAAGACTCCCTTACGTTATGGTTAGAGGCAATCAACAAAGCAACTCTGGGCGCAGACGGTCACAGTCGAAACAGCGCTCTCTTCAGCGAAACCGACGAAAGCGATGGCGAGCAAAAGAGTAAAGTGAAGAATGCTCTTACGCCAGAATATAAATCGAACCTCGACAAATCATTCGGATCGTTGAAGAAAGTTGTTCGCAAGGACTCTACTGGGTATAAAGATCACGAGATTAATGGTGCTAGTTTAGATAGGAAATACTTAAAGTTTCTTGGTACAAGGAATCACAACGTACCGGTTCCAACCGCACAATTTAGGAGTTACAGGAGAGTGCTCCCCACATCTACGCCGAACAA GAAACAAGACTCTGTTCCTAATTCGCCGGATCTGCAAATGACAATCGCAGGAAGCACATTTTATGGGTTGTGCGCTTCACAGAGCACTACAGATATGTCGTGTAGTACTCAGGATATGGGTGATTACAGACGCACAACAGACAG AAACAGAAGACCCGATGACCTGCAAGGTTTTATCACGCTAGAGGAATTCATGTTATCCCAACGGGAAGATCGGAGACAAATAACTAGGAATAGATCCGTATCGCCGCGAATGACACCTTTAACCAGCGACCACGTTCACGTTCAACATAGAAATTTTCATGACAATGGAACAGCTAACACTGAAGCAGCCGCCAATAACGATGTTGCATATGCTCGAAGTAAAACTAACGATGAAGTAGCGAATAACACTACACCCTCCTACGGGTACATGCGTAATATAGACAACTCGCACGCAGCGAGGCAATTAAGTGGTGATTTTGAttcagaaagaaacgagaataaGGGGGAATCGTCGAAATTTTCAGTTCACAAAAAGTCGAGTGAATTTAATTGCGCTCATAAGAAAAAGACGCAGGATGGATTAAGTTCGCGCCATGTAAAGTCGTACGACTCGACTCATTCAAGAAATGTTACGAATGATCAGAAACGCTCCACTTCTCTATACCATAACACATCGGATATTGATGAAAGGTTCGATAGACATGCAAGCACGGTTGGCGAATATAATACTAACGCTTGTGCGTATCAAGCACAGCCATCGAACAGTAATGAAACCTCTAGAGTATACGATTACTACTCATCGAAGAAGACCAATAGTTTTACCGACGATATCAAATCATTGCCAAAGCGACTTGCCCGAAACGATG GTTGCTCTGGGTCCAGCAGTGATCTTACATATCATGCTTCTTACGAAACGTTGCAACGCGCGAAGAAAGATGCGTCTGTAAGTCGTAAAGGGAGCTTCAACCTAACTAACCGACGTGATTACGGTCCATCGGACAAGCATTGGTTGGATTCTCTACGGCGAACTGATAAAAAGGATGTAGATTACGATAAGACTCGTTTAAAGAACGCAGCGCAGTACCAACCGCCACCTATACCATCTTCTCCATTCGAGCAGGAAGGAATGACGGCTGCATTCGAGATGCATTTGGACAAAGGCGAACAAGTCCAGAAGCCAAGTCGCTTGAGAAATCTATTCGGCAATAAATGCCAGCAGAAGCCCTGCACGTTGGATTTGCCTAAAGAGACTCAGAAAACTTTGCTGG GATCGCCAAGATTGCACAGAGCCCTTTTTCGAGAGAAATGTTACAACCAGTCCCGATTGCCCAGCCGATCGAACAGCCAAAGTCCCGGCGACAGTGGAATCAGTCAATCTGTTAGCTCCTTCAGTGGAAATAGCCCTCAAACCCTCAGTCAGAGTTTCAGTTCAGTGAGTTCTGTAAGTGATTGGAGTCCAGATACGCCATCGCCATCTGCTTCGAACTTAATATCAAAA GGCGGCGCGAGTCATCTGTTATGCCAGAAAGGATTCACCAGCACAGGTAGAAACTCATTAAACCCGCCGACATTGCCTTACATACCACCACCCACCTCACCGCCACCCGATTACCCTGGTCTCGAGTACCCGCCGGTGTTCGAGCCCGGAACCTATTCCCTTTTGGACGCttcgttgctgcgtaatcgtaaCAAAAGCAACCGGGACCCCCATTAA